ATTTGGGGGAACCGGCTCAACCCTCTAGGGGTGGCCTATCTCATATATATAATGAAGGGGTACAACGTTACATCATACGTACATATACGTATACAACTACAGAAGCTATAcagtctaacaccctccctcaatcttaGCCACTTCCTAAAGAATCTAGAAGGGTAAGATTGCGCCGACAAGTCTCAAACTGTGGAAGAGGTAATGGCTTGGTGAAGATGTCTGCAAGTTGATCCTTGGAAGAGATGAACTTGATCTGTAGTTGCTTCTGAGATACCCGTTCCCATACAAAATGATAGTCCACTTCGATGTGTTTCGTTTGGGCATGGAATACCGGATTAGCAGATAGGTATGTAGCACCGATGTTATCACACCAAAGAATAGGAGACTGTGATTGAGATATACCCAGCTCCTGAAGCAAAGACTGTATCCATATAATTTCTGCAGTTGCATTAGCCACAGCCTTATACTCAGCTTCAGTACTGCTACGCGAGACAGTAGCCTGTTTCTGAACACTCCAGGCGATCAAGGTAGAACCAAAGAACACGGCATAGCCCCCCGTGGATCGCCTGTCATCCGGACTGCCAGCCCAATCCGCATCAGAGTACGCCGAAATGACCCCAGAGGGGTTCGGTCGAATGTGCAAACCATAGGACAACGTGAAGCGAATGTAGCGCAAGATGCGCTTTACCGCAGACCAATGAGTGTCACGAGGTGCCTGGAGATACTGACATACTCTGTTGACAGCAAAGGATATATCTGGACGTGTGATTGTCAAGTACTGCAACCCACCAACGATACTCCTGTACTGTGTCGCATCAGCAGAAGGCAGGAGGTCACCATCGGCAGCAGTGATCCTGTCAGTAGCAGACATAGGTGTAGTAGTTGGTTTGCACTTAAGCATGCCAGCCCGCTGCAACAAATCCAAAGAGTACTTCTTCTGCGTCATAACAAGACCATTGGAAACAGAAGCAACTTCCACACCAAGGAAGTAGTGAAGCTGCCCAAGATCTTTGACCGCAAAATCAGCACCAAGAGACCGAACAAGAGCAGCAGCAGCCGACTGAGAGGAACTGACGAGtataatatcatccacatagaccAGGAGATACATGGTAACTTCGGGCCGTTGTAGAAGAAATAACGAAGAGTCAGCAGCTGATGATGCAAAACCATGAGCACGAAGGGCGGTCGCAAGACGAGCATGCCAAGCACGAGGAGCTTGCTTCAGACCATAGAGTGCTTTAGTGAGCCGACACAGATAATCGGGACGATCAGGATCAGAGAACCCGGGGGGCTGCCGCATATAGACCtcctcttccagaacaccatggAGAAAAGCATTCTGCACATCAAGCTGACGAAGAGACCAACCCCGAGTAACTgcaagagagagaagaagcctgATAGTAGTAGGTTTAACCACTGGACTGAAGGTGTCTTCATAATCAAGACCATAACGTTGCCGAAAACCTCTAGCAACCAGTCGTGCCTTGTAGCGCTCAATAGAACCATCAGAATGCTTCTTCACTTTGAAAACCCATTTAGAATCAATGACATTAACACGGGGTGGTGGCGGAACAAGAGTCCATGTCTTGTTACGAAGAAGAGCATGATACTCCTGCTCCATGGCCTCTCGCCAATGAGGTATACTCAGAGCAGCTTGATATGTATGAGGCTCAGAGGTAGGATCTGCACGAGCAGCAGCCAGACATGCGGCCAACCAAGCAACAGTACCATCAGTGCGCTGTTTGGGCTGAAAAACACCACTGCGACTCCGTGTGTGTGGTCGTTGAGGGACCACAGGAGCCACCGGAGCCGGAGAGGACTCAGGTGATGAAGGCAGCGATGGCGATGACGACTCTGCCAGCGACGGGGAGGCCTCAGAGAGCACCGGCGAGAGCACACCAGAGGCAGGTGAGGTCGGCCCAGGCGAGTACGGCCCGGGCGAAACCGGCGAGGCGGGccgagggggcgacggggccggCTCAGGGGCCAGGGGCGCCGAGGCCGGCGGGGCCGAGCGAAGCGAAGAGGCCAGCTCAGAGGCCAGGGGCGCCAAGCCGGTCGGCCCAGGCAGCGACGCAGGCAGCCCAGAGGCCGATGGCGCTGGTCCAGAGGCCAGGGGCGCCGAAGCACATGGCGCGGCGGGTGGTTCGATCGAACGTGCATGAGCACGAGTACCGAAGCCATGCAGGGAAACACCCTGATCGTCATGAACCGCTGGTAAGACcagcgagggagacgatggcgccTCCAAAATTTCCAAACGAGCCCCACGTCCAGTGCCTGCACCATGGTTAGGCAACAATATAGGAGAGTATGCAACATCATCAAATTGGTCAGATGCAACAGAGGATGAATGCAAAGATGGTGGCTCAGCAGTGGACACAGGAAGCTTGGCAAAGGGAAAAACATGCTCATCAAACACGACATCCTGAGATATATAGACACGATTGGTGGGAACATGAAGACATTTGTATCCTTTATGAAGAGAGCTATAGCCAAGAAAGACACACTTCTTGGAACGAAACTCAAGCTTGTGCTTGTTATACGGGCGGAGATGTGGCCAGCAAGCACACCCAAAAACCTTAAAAAAGGTATAATCAGGTTGTTCATTAAGGAGAACTTCAATGGGAGTCTTCATATTCAAAACACGAGTGGGAGTACGGTTTATGAGAAAACATGCAGTGGTGAGAGCATCACTCCAGAACCGAAACGGAACCGATGCATGGGCCAAAAGAGTAAGACCAGTTTCAACAATGTGGCGATGCTTACGTTCCACAGAACCATTCTGTTGATGTGTATGTGGACATGCTAAACGATGAGCGATCCCAAGCGACTGAAAGAAGGAGTTGAGGTTGCGATATTCGCCCCCCCCAGTCTGACTGAACATGAACAATTTTGTGCTTGAGAAGGCGTTCAACATGTTTTTGAAACTGAACAACAATGTCAAACACATCAGATTTGCGTTTAATAAGATAAAGCCAGGTAAAGCGACTATAAGCATCAACGAAACTGATATAATAATTGTGACCACTGACAGAAGTCTGAGCAGGACCCCATACATCTGAAAACACAAGCTCTAAAGGATGTTTCACCTCACGACTAGACTCCGAAAAAGGAAGTTGATGACTCTTCCCCTGCTGACAAGCATCACACGCTGCTATATCTTTAGTACTAGACATGCTAGGAAGCTCATGACGACGCAAGACATGACGAACGATAGGTGTGGCCGGGTGACCAAGACGAGCATGCCACTGTGACGGAGATACCCGAACTCCACTGAACACGCGAGCGACACCAGGATGCTCCAGACGATAGAGGCCCTGGCACAACCGCCCGCTAAGAAGAATGTCCCTCGTGCCCCGATCCTTAATAAAAAGATCAAAAGGATGAAATTCACAAAGCACATTATTATCACGTGTAAGTTTAGGAACAGAAAGAAGATTACGTGTCACAGAGGGAACTCTAAGCACATTACGAAGTTGAAGACTCCTATTTGCATGCCTAGTGAAAAGAGATGCTTGACCAATATGAGATATATGCATACCTGCTCCATTGGCGGTGTGGATCTTGTCGGAGCCGTGATAGGGTTCGCGAGTATGGAGTTTGCCCATCTCACTCGTCAGGTGCTCCGTTGCCCCAGAGTCCATGTACCAGTGGGAATCAACAGAGTAGGACTGAGTGTGCCCTTGCTGCTTCGTGGACACTGGCCGATCTGCCATGGCCACCTGACGCGCAAAATTGCGCGTGTCCTTGCCATCATTGCCCAGACCCAGAAAACTTTTCTGAAAGCGTTTGTGACACTTAGAGGCCCAGTGCCCATCAAGGCCCCAGAGCTGACACACGCGCTTACCACCAGCCCCCGGTAATGTCGCAGAAGCAGGGGGGCCGAGGCGGGCGGCAGTGGCAGCCCCGAAGGGGTCCTGGATGATGAAGAAGGGCGGCCACCCTTGGTGGCGGCGTTGGCCGAGAGGGAGCCCCCACTGCCCCTGGAGCGGCGCGACTCGACCCGCTGTTCCGTGAGAAGGAGGCGGGAAAAGACCTCATGCGCCATCATGGGGTTCGAGTTGCCCCGCTCGTTGATGATCTCGACCAAGGCGTCATATTCCTCATCAAGGCCATTGACAATGAACGAGTTGAACTCGGAGTCGGTGAGGGGCTGTTCGATGGAGGCCAACGTGTCGGCAAGGCCCTTGACCTTGTTGTAGAACTCAGTGGCCGTGGAGTCCAGCTTTTGACACTCACCAAGCTGACGACGAAGCGCGGAGACACGAGCCTGCGACTGCGCTGCAAACGAGCACTCAAGGATGGTCCATGCCTCATGAGACGTCTTGGCGAAGACAACAAGTCCGGCAACAGCCGGAGTAAGTGACCCCTGGATGGAGGAGAGGTTTGCCTGGTCCTGCCCTGTCCAAACACGGTGCGCCGGATTGTAGACCGGGCCGTGCACGCTATCCACCAGCGCAGGGGGACAGGGGAGAGAACCGTCCACGTAGCCCAGGAGATAATGACTCCCGAGGAGCGGGAGGACCTGCGCACGCCAGAAGATGTAGTTGTCTGATGACAGTTTGATGGTGATGAGGTTCCCGAAGtgaaacggcggcggcggcaaggagCCCGCGGAGTAGCCTGCCGGAGGCGGATACGCCATAGTGGCAGAGAGCACGGGTGCAGCCGCAGTAGCAACCGCGGGTGGCGTAGCCGCGGGAACAGACGGCGAAGGGGTTGGGCCCGAGGCAGCAAAGCCAGCCATCAGGGCCGACTGGGGCGCCACCAGCGCGAGGGGCTGGCCACCACTGGATGGAGCGATCGGGGCATCGCTGATGGAAACGGACGACGAGGCGCCCGCTGTGGCACCAGCGGTGTGAGTCACGAGCGCGTGACCAGGCGACGAGGAGAAAAGAGAGCCGATGCTCCTCGTCCCGATCGGAGACGTCGAGGCCGCTGCAAGGTCGAGGGGTCGGGAGAGAAGTGCCGTGAGGGAGGCCGGCAAGAAGCTAGCCGTGGAGGAGCCGGAGGCGGCGGGACCcgacatggcggcggcggcgcggcgcgatCACAAGGATGGCGGCGCGGCGCGATCGACaggagcagcggcggcgggttGGAGGGTTTTGGCGGAAGCGTGTTGACCTAGTCTGATACCATGTAAGACGATGGATTTGGGGGAACCGGCTCAACCCTCTAGGGGTGGCCTATCTTATATATATAATAAAGGGGTACAACGTTACATCATACGTACATATATATACAACTACAGAAGCTATACGGTCTAACAAAATTCAAATGAAGCGATCGGTCTGTGAGGTGCGCTCATCCTCCTGCGGCACTGCACCCCCATTCCCCTCCGCTTCCTCCCCGCTGTCGACGGCCTCACGGCTATATAACCAAGCCAAATCAGAGAGCACCTAGCCGcggccacacacacacacacacgcacccacgGGCACGCCATGCCTCCCACCATGCTCGCGCCGGTGCCCACGAGGCCGCGCTCCCACCCCTTCCGCCGTCGGAGGGACGCGGCTGCTCCGCTCCCAGCCCAGATcgcggcggcgatggcggggAAGCGGCCAGCGGAGTCGTCCAcatcggcctcctcctccttccgcaGCGAGGTCgtctccaccaccaccgccacctcctccgccgccctcgccgcggcgCAGCAGCGCCCGGAGAAGAGGCCCCGGCGCCAGGACTCGGGCGAggcccggcccgccgcctccgaGTGCTCGGAGGTCATCGGCGGCGCCACGGCGCGCCCCGCGGAGGTCGAGGCCTCCGAGTCATCCTGCCTCCGCTCCATCCTCCACCCCGACCTCGCCTGCCCCGAGCTGCTCGCCGACGATGCCGATGCGACGGAGTACTCTTCGGCCTGCGACGAGCTCACGCAGTCCGACGCGGAGGAGGAGGTACTCAGTGCTCCCAGCCCCTGCACCGACTACTCCCTCAGCCCCCTGCTCgacacctcctcttcctcctcctccgaggacgacgacgacgaggacggcgcccccccttcctacACCTTCTCCCTCTTCCTCGACTACGCCAAGCAGTTCGTCCCCTGTGTGCAGCACAAGGCGCACGCCGTCGCCGACGCCGTCCCCATCCCAGAGGTGAGCCGGTTCCACGCAGTTCCCCTTAAAATCTATTTGAAATTGGGTCTCTCTGCGAGATCAGTGCGGTGTTTGATCCGATTTGGCGGCTTCGTTGGAATGTTTGTGTCAGTGGAAGCAGTTCGATGACTTGGAGGACGAGGAGAGCTACGAGCAGTTCCGGCGGCGCGAACGGCGGGGAGTGGTGGCGTGCGACTACACAGAGGTGTACGCCTCCATGCCGGGCAACTGTGGCCGTCACGTCGTGGAGCAGCGTTCTGTCATGGTGAACTGGATCATCGAGGTCAGTGTGCACCGGCACTGTATTCTGCATTCTACATGTATACCACGATTCCACTTTAGCTCAATTCCAATTTATGGTACAAGTTCGGCTTACAGATTTACAGTCATGAGTTGGTATTCTGCTGGTAATTTACTGTGAAGTCACATTGTACTGCAGATTCAGTGTTGGTTTAGTTCTCTGAATGATATCTGTTCTAAAAGCACTGTGGTTGTGTGGCTTACCTCTAGTTTGTTTATGTGTTCGGCGTGCTGAGACAGCAGATCCAGCTATGCACTTTCTTAAATTTTGCAGGGGATAGTTGTCTACTGTCGAAGATGTTATTGTACAACAATCTGATTAGTAGATTGCTCACATACATTGTTTGTTGAGCAGAGTGATCCTGTGTTATTGTTTTTCCAAACTGTTGTAATAATGAAAGCACTTGAATTGCGAGTCTGGCCATTAATTTTGAGGAGGTGCTTGTTTTGACATTTTGACATTCAGTGTTTGAAAGAAAAATATCTCGTTCAGTTATGCTGCAAAGTTATCCAGTAAACCGTTTGCTATTTGATTGGCTTATGGTCTTCATGTCTAGGAGGCACATTATAGCAATGAGGATACCAGCATCATTTCTGTGTAGATATGCAACTCTTGAGTACATTGTCCGTATGTGCCCCTTTTATGCCATTTCAATCAAATCTAAGCTTCTGTATGCACTTGATATTTGCATTGAGACTTGAGAGAACTTCTGAGAATACCGTCGCGCCTTTTTTTCACCTGAAGATTTTGATAcgcaactactccctccgttctaaaatACTTGACTTCCATTTGTTCAAaaatggatgtacctatatactaaaacatgtctagatacatctagattttgacaaatggaaagcatgtattgtggaacggagggagtagatattAAAATGATGAGATCCTTGTACATAATACTATGAGGATTTGACTGTTTTCAGATAAAAATGGATCTGCAACTTGCAAATAATAGCTGTTTCCCATGAATTTTGTAGCATGGGCATGTGGCAGAGCTGCAGCCAGAGACATTGTTCCTGGGAATTGGACTGATGGACCGCTTCTTGACACGTGGATACCTAAAGGGCTCTAGGAATGTGCAGTTGCTGGGCATTGCCTGCATCACCCTAGCCACCCGCATTGAAGAGAACCAGCCATACAATAGGTATTGAGCTCCCTTGTGCTATATGTTCATTCTGATTCGGTAAAATGTGTGCATGGTATATTTTCTTATTCCCCTCTTTCAGTACGAGTACTACTCCATGTTGTTGACGTATGGTAGGGTTAAGGTTTATACCATGTTATGCATTGCTAACTGAAATACTGCTTCAAGCATCCCTGCAACAAAAGAAGCCTCAAATAAACGCATCCTTTTAATTCAGGTCCAAGTTTCAGCGTAAGTTTCCTATTCTTTCCTCAGATGGTTGCAGTACAATACTGTTAAATCCTAACTAAGCTCTTCTATGATACATTGTCTCCTCTATTTGGCAGAGTTCATTTCAATATAACTTAATTGGGCATTTGATAGACCTTAGCAAGTGCGCAGGGGATACCTTGATTTTGTTGAAAGCTGTCATTGGTTAATCCCGTGGAAAAACCATACAAACATGTGATAATAGCTCATATACAATAGCTGTTTTTTTCATTAAAGGCTTATCTCTGCATGCCATTACTTCAAAATTTGTTTCATATATACTTACATTAGGAAATGTTGATGTTGAGCATAATTGACTTTCCTAATTCATTCACCTGCAATCAGGTAGCTCTCACCAACCACTTGAGCATGGTAGTTAGCATCTTCAATTTAGAACATAAAAATTCGGTTTGTAATTTTATATCCATTGTGGTGAATTGAAGCATTGTAAATGTGATGCTACCATAAGATCCTAACTTTAGTTTGTGCTTCAGGCAGTCATCACACTTCAGTGGCCATTTTAACTTGGTTAGACAGCCCTTGCCAGAGTTCCATCTATTCTTTTCCCAAGTAAACCTATTATGCATCAACTTTCTGGTTGCACGTGATTACATAACTTTGCAAGAGAAATCAGAGCACGTTTAGTGGTTTTGTTGAAGTTTTTGAGCCTGAATTCAGGTGAATGTTTTCTTATTCTTGACCACGTCTGAAGAAAAAAAGAAGTGGCACACAGTACATTACTATGCAGAAAGATAGAGTACTTCAGAACAGCATGACATATTCTTCTTTACTAGTCCACCTATTTACGTTGCACTGCAGTATCATTGTCGAACTTCTGAATTAATTATCTCTGGGATCACCACTTGTTCCCTCATCTTTGTCTCCATTCAGGACAATGTAATCTCACTGTGTGTGTTATCTCTTTCAGCATCATGCAGAAGTCTTTCATGGTAGGGATCAACCTTTACAGCCGGAGCGAGGTCGTCGCCATGGAGTGGCTGGTTCAGGAGGTCCTCGACTTTCAATGCTTCGTCACAacagtccacaattttctctggTACTACATGTTTCCTGCATCTCGTCTGTGCCAGGCCGAGCAAAACTGAACGAGAAGCCAACACTAACAGCTCACATTTTGTTTCCTGATTCTTCAGGTTCTATCTGAAGGCAGcaaaagcagacgacaaagtgGAGGATCTGGCCAAGCACCTGGCCCTGCTCACACTTCTGGACCATAAGCACCTCTCCTACTGGCCCTCGACCGTGGCAGCCTCGGTGGTGGCCCTTGCCTGCCTTGCCACTGACAAGGAGTCCTCGTGCCATCGGGTAATGGAGGTAAATGATCTGAACTCGCTCCTCCATCAAAGCTATGCATTTCTCTTATGTCCTCTGTCGTTCAGAACTTCGATAAGACGTACTGACCGCTTTGCTCTTCGCGTAATGCAGACTCACTCGAGGACGAAGGACGACGATCTGCCCGAATGTTTAATGGTTCGATCCCTCCCTCGCATTATTTGTTCTTGGCACCATGAACTGAACTGTGCTCTTGACAGAGTGCAGAAACTTATGTCGTAACTGAAATTTTGTGCTGCCGCGGCGACTAACATTCCTTCTGCTGTGCAATCTTTTCGTGCAGAGTCTGGAGTGGCTGATAAACTATGCTTCGTAGCACCCAGGGCTCCCAGGTTGAGCATTCCATCTAGTCTTCTGCTGATCGACAACACAGCGTAGCACAGCCATTTAGCAACAACGGGAGAGTGTACATGCCATTAGTTTGCACAGCGGGATAAAATAAATGAGGACACGGCAACATGTTTATCGCTGTAAAGGGGCAGATCGTAACTGCAGAATTTCGTACTGAGGTGGTGGTAACTATAGCCTATAGGGAGAGCTGTTGTGGTCATGTGTCTTTTGCATCGTCAGTTAGCCCTTTGTGGTCAATTATAAGGTTGGATGTTGTTGTATTCCTCGACTGCCTTTTTTTTGGATCAGTGGTATATTGTTTAAAATGGATCTACGGCTCAGTGAAAAATGGTCTTGTTTAATGGCAGTGTACATCTGGTACTTTTTTGGCCCGTTATGGTTGTCATTATATAACTCTTGAGAACCAAAGGTCTCGGATTTCAGATTTTGGGATGAACGGGATGATCCCCTCAAGCAGATGCGTAGTATGTCCTGAGATCGATAAGGAGATATGCTTGTCACGAAGATCGCCGAGACAAAGAAAATGCCCAGTTTGACTAATTATGCAAAAGAGAGAGTCAATCCTCGTTCGTTTTCAGGACATACACATGTGAGGGTTGGCAGGAGGTGCTACCGCGGCGCGGCCCGCGTCGTTCGACTTCGTCGCCATCCTCGATGATggctcctcgtcctcctcgtccCATCCCTGCTTGGCTCCATGGTAGACGTTGTAGATGCCTTGCTTATGGGCATCGCGCGGTTGTTTGCAGAGATCCGTTGCGGTGCTCCCGTTGTTTGGAGAATGGTCGTCGTGCGCGTGAACGTCGCAACCCCTGGCGTCCTCTGAGCTCATTATCATGCCTTGATGTGCCGCATGTGTCCCGCCTCGGCACCGTGCATCGTGTTGCTCCTGCTTCATGTGAGGGTTCGGTGAGATCCACACCCTCTTCCAAGGCGCTTCACCGTGGGTCTTGGGCATCTGTTGTCTCTGTTGCTGCTGGCTCGGCAACCCCGTCCGAGCTGATGTTGCAGTCCGCACTGGCTGATCAGACTGCACTGTTGCAAGGTTGTGTGGCGAGGGTTGAGAGCATTCTGGAGCGAGCGGAGGTTGCTCTGGGTAGACTATCCCTTGTGCCGGCTCTGTTGCAGACCACTCTGACGTCACATTCTCCTTGTGCGGCCGGTGTTTGCTCCGCGGAAGACAAGGGTGAGGAGTTGTATGGCTCTTTCTCCCCTCGTGTTGGAGTCCATTCATCGTCGGTGCCTACCTCCCCTCCTATGGTGTCTTCCACTGAGGGCGAGTCCATCGCCGTGCTTGTGACTCCGGTGCTGTAGATCATGCCTGAGCTTAGGGAGCTATGCCTGAGTCTATCAGTGGAGCATacgaaggtggacatgtcggcgGCCTCGATTGAAGGACAAGTTTCGCCTCTGTCGAGTGAGCAGTTGGAGGTTTCTTTGGTTGATGAGGCTAAAGGGAAGGCAGCTGCAATTTCATGATGGGTAGTGCTCAGTGTTTCGTGTTGTCCACGTGGCTTTGGTCTTTTGAGTCGTAGAAGTGGTTGTGGTTGTAGTGTGTTGGGAGCATTTGATGGACCGTCTACGTGGTCGTGAGAGTGAGTCGCTTCTGGAGTGTCACATTTGTAGTGTTTGTATCGGTTTTCGCCCAGTTTTTTAAATTAACTGAGCAATTCTCTTCTTCTTAATTAATCAATGAGGCAATCCTTTTGCCTCTGTTTCGAAAAAATTAGGCCCTATGTGCGAAAGAAAATTATCATATTTTTGTCAGCCAGTGTATTTTTTACATACACACCAGTTGGAAGCATGTAACCATGTAATAGCACGTACATAATCTGCTTTTTTAGTTGTACCATGGTATTTTGGAAGAGCTGTGAGACTAAGAGGTATGCGTAGGCTAGATTGGTGTAAAATATTTCAAACAGTTGTTTATTCTAGTACCTAAGGCCCTGTACAATGCAAAATGCTTAGGAGaggtgcttagagaaataaaccaAGTTTTTCTTAAGCACTTGTGCTTATTTGTATATGGTAGACGCTTAATTAGGCGTCTTTTCAGTAgaaataggcaccggtgcttcagaaaaacccggtttatttttctaagcaccccACTAAGCATCTAGCATTGTATAAGGCCTAATGCTTCAGTTAACACCATGATTAACCAAAAAATGGGGGCCCTCTAGTGCTTGGGGCCCTGTTCGGCCGCTCCTGTTGCACATGCTCATATACGGCCCTGCACCGAGATGAATGGACCTTCCAGCTCGTTTCCACCACCCGATCCAGCGATGATGGCAATGGACATGGCGTCGGCATTGCATCTATCCACCGCCAAAACCTTCATCAAGCAAACATGGCATGGATATTCACACCATTTGCCATTGTCGCCGGCTTTGACACCGTGCGCCACCTCCGCAAAGCCACACCACAATAGAGAATCGCCGCTGCCCACCACTACAACCACCCAAACCAGGGCAGCAAAGAGATAAAGAAGCGACAACTGCAACACTACGGGTCCCTCCGGCCAAAACCATCTCCAAAATGATGCCCCCAAGAGCAGTGGCGAAGCTAGAAGGAAGTTACGCCTGGGGCTGCGCTATGTTGAATGATAAACTTCTATGATTTTTTAAACTTTGTATGAAGAAATTCCAAAGGAAGTTGTTACTAGGCCTCGGGCTATAGACCTAACTacctaaaggaaatatgccccggaggcaataataaagttgttatttatatttccttatatcatgataaatgtttattattcatgctagaattgtattaaccggaaacttagtacatgtgtgaatacatatacaaacaaagtgtcactagtatgcctctacttgactagctcgttgaatcaaagatggttaagtttcctagccatagacatgagttgtcatttgattaacgggatcacatcattagagaatgatgtgattgacttgacccattccgttagcttaggacttgatcgtttagtatattgctattgctttcttcataacttatacatgttcctatgactatgagattatgcaactcccgaataccggaggaacactttgtgtgctaccaaacgtcacaacgtaactgggtgattataaaggtgctctacaggtgtctccgatggtacttgttgagttggcatagatcgagattaggatttatcactccgattgtcggagaggtatctctgggccctctcggtaatgcacatcactataagccttgcaagcaatgtgactaatgagttagttgcgggatgatgcattacggaacgagtaaagagacttgccggtaacgagattgaactaggtattgagataccgacgatcaaatctcgggcaagtaacataccgatgacaacgggaacaacgtatgttgttatttggtttgaccgataaagatattcgtagaatatgtaggaaccaatatgagcatccaggttccgctattggttattgaccgaagatgagtctcggtcatgtctacatagttctcgaacccgtagggtccgcacgcttaacgttcggtgacgatcggtattatgagtttatgtgttttgatgtaccgaaggtagttcggagtcccggatatgatcatggacatgacgaggagtctctaaatggtcaagacgtgaagatcgatatattggaagcctatgtttgtgttggaaatatgccttagaggcaataataaaatggttattattatatttccttgttcatgataattgtctattgttcatgctataattgtgttatccggaaatcgtaatacatgtgtgaa
This genomic window from Aegilops tauschii subsp. strangulata cultivar AL8/78 chromosome 4, Aet v6.0, whole genome shotgun sequence contains:
- the LOC109733282 gene encoding cyclin-SDS-like; translated protein: MPPTMLAPVPTRPRSHPFRRRRDAAAPLPAQIAAAMAGKRPAESSTSASSSFRSEVVSTTTATSSAALAAAQQRPEKRPRRQDSGEARPAASECSEVIGGATARPAEVEASESSCLRSILHPDLACPELLADDADATEYSSACDELTQSDAEEEVLSAPSPCTDYSLSPLLDTSSSSSSEDDDDEDGAPPSYTFSLFLDYAKQFVPCVQHKAHAVADAVPIPEWKQFDDLEDEESYEQFRRRERRGVVACDYTEVYASMPGNCGRHVVEQRSVMVNWIIEHGHVAELQPETLFLGIGLMDRFLTRGYLKGSRNVQLLGIACITLATRIEENQPYNSIMQKSFMVGINLYSRSEVVAMEWLVQEVLDFQCFVTTVHNFLWFYLKAAKADDKVEDLAKHLALLTLLDHKHLSYWPSTVAASVVALACLATDKESSCHRVMETHSRTKDDDLPECLMSLEWLINYAS